GCAGCAACAAAATTCAACTGGCGGTTCGCGATGCGAGGGCTTTCTGATCCCCCTTGCCGACTTGCTAATTTTGGTTATTTCGGCCACATGTGGGAACTATACGCCATGTGGGCTTGGGTACCTCTCATGTTGATTGCCAGCTACAGCCAAGCAGGAATTGAGCTGATTCTAGCTCGCATTGCGGGCTTCGGAGTTGTGGCTATAGGTAGCGTCGGCTGCCTCATCGCGGGTTGGATGGCAGACAGATTAGGAAGGACGCAAGTCATAAGCGGAAGCCTTATTATCTCAGGTATTTGTGCAGCCGTGATTGGATTTTCTTTTTCGAACCCAGTATTACTAACTGCTATCGCTTTGATATGGGGGTTAACTGTGATTGCGGATAGCGCTCAATTTAGTGCTGCCGTAACGGAATTGAGTGACCCACGTTATGTTGGTACGGCTTTAACGGTACAAACTAGCTTGGGTTTTCTGCTCACCCTCGTGTCAATTCATGCTGTCCCAAAGGTACAGGCCGTTCTCGGATGGGAGGGGGCGTTTCTAATCTTAGTTCTAGGGCCAGCATTTGGCTTGTGGAGTATGGTTGCCTTACGTCGGTTACCCGATGTACGTCGAATAGGTTCAGGTCGGCATTAGATGGATTAAGTTTCTTAGAACCTCAGGACTTTGTGATTTGCTTTGGTTTAATTATGGGTTTTATTCTTTTAAGATCTAATCACTTTAAGGACTGTTTCTCTGGGTTCACCAGAGTCTTTTATTTTAATAGCGCTTTGGGTATGTTCGGCCGCTGCTTCAAGTCCACGCCCGCCACGATGGTAAAGAGTGACTACAGGCTCTCCCATAATCACAGGATCCCCGACCTTGGCGTGTAATTGCGCTCCGACCCCGAAATCTATTTCGTCCGTTTTGGCACTACGCCCACCTCCAAGCGTTTCGATAGCTCGACCTAAGGAAAAGGCATCTAATTCTGTAATGATACCGGTGATCGGCGCCCTAATTAGAAGCTGATCAGGCGCAAGTTCCAGATTAGTCGCTGTATCAGGATTGCCTCCCTGAGCCAATATCCATCGTTCAAATTGTTCATAGGCCACTCCACTGTCAAGAGTTTTGGCAATTAGGTTTTCGTTTATGCTGAGTCCACTTGTCGCGAGTAACTCGGTGGCCAACGATAGGCATAGATTACGTAGCTGCGAGGACCCCTTACCTTGAAGACACTCG
This genomic window from Trueperaceae bacterium contains:
- a CDS encoding MFS transporter → MTTTIQGFDAEPGKTRNLLLLAVATLFSLSLWFSGSAVIPQVTEAWELVSWQQSWLTMGVQVGFVVGALVSSLLNLADRIPTRWFLAGSALMGAIFNGLIAIAVDSFEPALILRVLTGVCMAGVYPPGMKLVATWCLRDRGFGIGVLVGALTIGSGLPHLLNVIPELFTESTAVEWKPVLLIASGLALLGSAIAALFVRQGPHLTAATKFNWRFAMRGLSDPPCRLANFGYFGHMWELYAMWAWVPLMLIASYSQAGIELILARIAGFGVVAIGSVGCLIAGWMADRLGRTQVISGSLIISGICAAVIGFSFSNPVLLTAIALIWGLTVIADSAQFSAAVTELSDPRYVGTALTVQTSLGFLLTLVSIHAVPKVQAVLGWEGAFLILVLGPAFGLWSMVALRRLPDVRRIGSGRH